AGAAAGATTTCAGTTACATTATCAAAACAATCCGCAGCCCTCTTTACTCCATCTGTcactctcactgtgtgtgtgtgtgtgtgtgtgagagagaggatgtgtgtgtgtgtgtgtgtatgagagagagagagagtgtgtgtgtgtgtgtgtgtgtgtttgagctaaTATGGACGCAGTGTGTGTGATCTGCTCTCTCTGCTCGGGTCTCTGTAGATCTCGAACATCTCGAAGCTGAAGGACTTCCTGCTGCAGCACAGGAAGGACTATGTGAACGCCGGCGGGTCAGTCACAGCTTCTGTTTCATGAGCTTACAGCAGCTCTAAGACTGATTAACTGTCCCTGAGTGTGTCTCAGAGCTATCTCAGGATTTGTGCTTATTTTATATCATTCTGAgcgtcctgtgtgtgtgtgtgtgtgtgtgtgtgtgttcacagtgtgatGTGCTCGGATGTGTCCCGTATGACGGACAGCGAGCGAGATCAGATCGACCAGGATGCGCAGATCTTCATGAGGACCTGCGCAGAAGCCATCGGCCAGCTGCGATCTGACAGTATGTGTAAACAGCTGTACATCTCACtgcattatattataatcatgttcatttacttctgtagtgctttatacaatacagaccgtagcagtgttgtgtgtgtgtctctgtgtgtgtgtgtatgtctctctctgtgtgtgtgtgtctgtgtgtgtgtgtgtgtctctctctgtgtgtgtgtgtgtctctctctgtgtgtgtgtgtgtgtgtgtctgtctgtgtgtgtgtgtgtctctctctgtgtgtgtgtgtgtgtctctgtgtgtgtgtgtgtgtctctctctgtgtgtgtgtgtgtgtgtgtctctctctgtgtgtgtgtgtgtgtgtgtgtgtctgtgtgtgtgtgtgtgtgtgtgtgtgtctctctctgtgtgtgtgtgtgtatgtctctctctgtgtgtgtgtgtgtgtgtgtgtgtgtgtgtgtgtgttctctctctgtgtgtgtgtgtgtgtgtgtgtgtgtgtgtgtgtgtgtgtgtctctctctctgtgtgtgtgtgtctctctctgtgtgtgtgtgtctctctctgtgtgtgtgtgtgtctgtgtgtgtgttgtgtgtgtgtgtgtgttgtgtagtggGCAAACAGGTGGTCTCTGCACAGGTGAGGGATCATCGTGCAGCAGTGCTGGATCTGATCGAGGCGTATCTCAAAggtataatttatatacaaacacacaaaaaaagaaaccttCACACACACTAAGGTAAGCACACAttgacccgtgtgtgtgtgtacaggtgtgtgtAAGCTGTATTCTGAACAGAGAGCTGTACGTGTGAAGAGAGTCGTGGACAAAAAGAGATTGtaagtataacacacacacacacacacacacacacacacacactatacatgcactcagatacacacacacacacacacacacacgaataaaCATCACTGTAAACACACACGTCATCATGtcagtcctagtactgagccttgaggtactccatacttcacttgtgatcgatatgatacctcttcattcactgctacgaattgatggcggtcatataggtacgatttaaaccatgctaatgcacttccattaatgccaacaaagtgttctagcctatgcaaaagaatagtgtggtcaatagtgtcgaacgcagcactaagatccaatagcactaacagagaaatacaaccacgatcagatgataagagcaggtcatttgtaactctaaggagagcagtctcagtactatgatacggtctaaatcctgagctggaaatcctcacagataccatttttctctaagaaggaatataattgtgaggatactaccttttctagtatcttggacagaaaaagggagattcaagatcggtctataattaactagttctttggggtcaagttgtgttttttttgttgagaggcttaataacagccagtttgaaggattttgggacataccctaataacaatgaggaattaataatagtcagaagaggatctatgacttctggaagcacatcttttaggagcttagatggaatagggtctaacatacatgttgttggtttagatgatttaacaagtttatacagttcttcctctcctatagtagagaatgagtggaactgttcctcaggggatctacaGTGCACTGTCTGAtctgatactgtagctgacggctgcatggttacaattttatctctaatagtatcgattttagaagtaaagtagttcataaagtcattactgctgtgatgttgggaaatgtcaacacttgttgatgctttatttttcattaatttagccactgtattgaataaatacctggggttatgtttgttttcttctaaaatagacgaaaagtaatcagatctaggagtttttaatgcttttctgtaagataggttactttccctccaagcaatacgaaatacctctagttttgttttcctccagctgcgctccattttccgggctgctctctttagggtgcgagtgtgctcattataccacggtgtcagactgttttccttaaccttccttaaagcgtaaaggagcaactgtatttaaaatgctagaaaagatagagtccatagtttctgttacatcatcaagttgttctgaggttttggatatgctaaggaattgggatacatcaggaagattacttacaaagcagtcttttgtggtagaagtgatggttctatcatacttgtaacaagaagtagaatttacagttttagctatatgaaaaaaagtgaaagtcatgacatttgccaagtatggtaacccatactcagaattggtgcgctgcatttaacccatccaagtgcacacacacagcagtgagatatcatcacttggctgcataattttaacaccatcaacatcaattccacgtgacagtattaaatctagagtatgatttctacaatgagtaggtcctgagatatgttgtctaaccccaatagagttcagaatgtctataaatgctgatcccaatgcatatttttcattattaacatggatattaaaatcaccaacaattaaaactttatgtgcagccagcactaactcagcaaATTCTAAAATAAAGTCTGGGTTACCTTGTGGACTTATCCTTTGAAGACTGAAAACCGGTCTGAATCTGAATCTCTCACACAGTGCTGTTTCTCTAGTGTGTTTGTCACAAAATCAATCTTTAAAACTTACTGGagtgaatagagtgtgattattatcaatgatgagaAGACACACTGGCGTTCACACTGAATGTGTTTCCAGATCCAGATTAGAACCGGAGCAGATCAGTCACAACAAACagcagagagatggagaggagaACAACGGtgagacacaccacacacacacacacacacacacacacacacacacacacacacacacacacacacaaaacactacacactcacaaacacgcacaccacacacactatacacacaccacacacacacacacacatacacacatacacacacacacacacacacgaaacactacacactcacaaacacgcacaccacacacactatacacacaccacacacacacacacacacgaaacacTACACTCACAAACACCCACACCGCACactatacacacaccacacacacacacacattcacaaacacacattatacacacactcagatacacacacgctctacatacacacaccacacacactacaccacacacactatacacattcatacacacactcacaaacacccacaccgcacactatacacacaccacacacacacacacattcacaaacacgcacaccacacacaccatacacactcatacacacacacacacactaacacgcATTATACACGCACTCAGATACACACACGctctacatacatacacacacacacagacacacacacgcgtgcacaCATGCtatacacattcatacacacacacacacacacacactctctgtacAGATCTTTTTTCGGTGCTGCCAGTGTCCCAtgagtaaagtgtgtgtgtgtgtgtgtgttgcagataAACCGGTCTCAGACAGTAATGTGGATCTGTGGGAGGACAACAGAGTTGAGGATGATCTTTCACCAGAGGAAATACagatggtacacacacacacacacacacacacacagtgatcacTACATCCGTGTTACACAGCGTcatgatgaagtgtgtgtgtgtgtcagttcgAGCAGGAGAATCAGAGGTTGGTTGGGGAGATGAACAGTCTGCTGGATGAAGTCAGGTGAgattgtgctgtttttatcacGAGACGACACTGATTATACTCGattaacacacacaacagtgaaatATTGATTACAGAGTGAGAGATTTCATTCTAACTGTCAGAAGAGTGACTGGAGACAGAtgataacgtgtgtgtgtgtctgtctgtctctctgtgtgtgtgtgtgtgtgtgtctgtgtgtgtgtgtgtctctgtgtgtgtgtgtgtgcgtgtgtgtgtgtgtctgtctgtgtgtgtgtgtgtctgtctgtgtgtgtgtgtgtgtggatgttgtgtttgtgtgtgcgtgtatctctgtttgtgtgtgtgtctgtgtgtgtatctctgtgtctctgtctgtgtgtgtgtgtgtgtggttgttgttgtgtgtgtgtgtgtatctctgtgtctctgtctgtgtgtgtgtgtgtgtggttgttgtgtttgtgtgtgtgtgtgtatctctgtgtctctgtctgtgtgtgtgtgtgtgtggttgttgtgtgtgtgtgttacaggcaCATTGAAGGGAAGGTTGTGGAAATCTCGCGTCTGCAGGAAATCTTCTCTGAGAAAGTCCTACAGCAGGTCAGAGAACTCACTTTTTTATGGAATGCTTTACAGAAACCGTTAGCAGATATCAAATTCATAATCTGTTGAGAACAGCTGTCACATTCAGTTGGGTGTTACATCACAGATCATGTAAACAATAGATTCAGTTGAAGATACTCAAAGGGTAGTTTGGAtccctgatgtgtgtgtgtgtgtgtgtgttacaggagaCTGAGATCGACAGCATTCATCAGCTGGTTGTTGGCGCAACAGAAAATGTGAAAGAAGGAAATGAAGACATTAGAGAGGTAAGAAAACCAATAAGCAcacgtattttacattatttttaatttaagagtGGTATAAATTGAGTATGTGTAACTAataagtggtgtgtgtgtgtgtgtgtgtgtgtgtgtgtgtgtgtgtgtgtgtgtgtgtgtgtgtgtttgtcaggcgATCAAGAATAACGCCGGGTTCCGTGTCTGGATTCTGTTCTTCCTGGTCATGTGTTCGTTCTCACTGCTGTTTCTGGACTGGTACGACGGCTGAACCACGAACcggaccgtgtgtgtgtgtgtgtgagagagagagagagtgtgtgtgtgtgtgtgtgtgtgtgtgtgagagagagagagagtgtgtgtgtgtggtgtgtgtgtgtgtgtgtgcgtggtgtgtgtgagagagagagtgtgtgtgtgtgtgtgagagagagagagagtgtgtgtgtgtgtgtgtgtgcgtgtgtgtgtgtgtgtgtgtgtgtgcgtgtgtgtgtgtgagagagagtgtgtgtgcgtgtgtgtgtgagagagtgtgtgtgcgtgtgtgtaaaaaatgtgtgtgtgtgagagagagagagagtgtatattttttttttgagagagagagagtgtgtgtgtgtgtgagtgtgtgcgtgtgtgtgtgtgtgtgagagagagagagagtgtgtgtgtttgtgtgagagagagagagtgtctgtgtgtgtgtgtgtgtgtgagagagagagagagtgtgtgtgtgtgagagagagagagtgtctgtgtgtgtttgtgtgagagagtgagtgtgtgtgtgtgtgtgagagagagagtgtgtgtgtgtgtgtgtgatcacgaACTATCACGAACGAGAGTGTGTGGTGAGCTGTGTGTCGCGTGTGCGcgtagagagagagtgtgtgtgtgtgtgtgtgtgtgtgtgtgtgtgagagagagagtgtgtgtgtgtgtgtgtgtgtgtgtatgtgtgtgagagagagagagagtgagtgtgtgtgtgtgtgagagagagagagagagagattgtttaTATAtcaaagagagtgtgtgtgtgtgtgtgtgtgagagagagagagagtgtgtgtgtgtgtgtgtgtgtgtgtgtgtgtgtgcgtgtgtgtgtgtgtgtgtgtgagagagagagagtgtctttTCTCTCTCACCCAGATCTCTCAGTtcatgtgtgtgagaaagagagagtgtgtgtgtgtgagaaagatagagtgtgtgtgtgtgagagagagagagagagcgcgtgtATGTGAAACACATAGAGTGTATGCTCAGATCTCTTCATGTGAGTCTCActgagatagtgtgtgtgtgagagagagagagatttttttttattcgtgactttatgtgtgtgtgtttgtatgcgcATATATTTACCTTGATCTTCCCTACATCAGTGTGTCAAacagagtgcgtgtgtgtgtgtgtgtgtgtgtgagagtgagagagagagagagagagagagagtgtgtgtgtgtgtgagagagagagtgttgtgtgtgtgtgtgtgtgagagagagagagagagagtgttgtgtgtgtgtgtgtgtgtgtgtgtgtgtgtgtgtgtgagagagagagagagagagagagtgtgtgtgtgtgagagagagagagtgtgtgtgtgtgagagagagagagtgtgtgtgtgtgtgtg
The Cyprinus carpio isolate SPL01 chromosome B14, ASM1834038v1, whole genome shotgun sequence DNA segment above includes these coding regions:
- the LOC109081370 gene encoding syntaxin-18 isoform X2; translation: MAADITLLFKASVKTVKTRNKALGLIDSSIRDETGGAKRARPRDRDSFGGRAREVISNISKLKDFLLQHRKDYVNAGGVMCSDVSRMTDSERDQIDQDAQIFMRTCAEAIGQLRSDMGKQVVSAQVRDHRAAVLDLIEAYLKGVCKLYSEQRAVRVKRVVDKKRLSRLEPEQISHNKQQRDGEENNDKPVSDSNVDLWEDNRVEDDLSPEEIQMFEQENQRLVGEMNSLLDEVRHIEGKVVEISRLQEIFSEKVLQQETEIDSIHQLVVGATENVKEGNEDIREAIKNNAGFRVWILFFLVMCSFSLLFLDWYDG
- the LOC109081370 gene encoding syntaxin-18 isoform X1, yielding MAADITLLFKASVKTVKTRNKALGLIDSSIRDETGGAKRARPRDRDSFGGRAREVISNISKLKDFLLQHRKDYVNAGGSVMCSDVSRMTDSERDQIDQDAQIFMRTCAEAIGQLRSDMGKQVVSAQVRDHRAAVLDLIEAYLKGVCKLYSEQRAVRVKRVVDKKRLSRLEPEQISHNKQQRDGEENNDKPVSDSNVDLWEDNRVEDDLSPEEIQMFEQENQRLVGEMNSLLDEVRHIEGKVVEISRLQEIFSEKVLQQETEIDSIHQLVVGATENVKEGNEDIREAIKNNAGFRVWILFFLVMCSFSLLFLDWYDG